CTGCCCGGAGGTGAAAAGTATGAGAGTCTTCATATCATCTTCTCTAAAGAATAAGGAGCTTAACAAGAGGATAGCTGAGGTTTTTGAAGAGGAGGGGTTTGAAGTATATCTTCCTCAGAGAGATACTCCACAATCTAACGATATAGAGACTGTCTTTAGGGCAAATGTGGAGGGTATTAAAAAAGCAGATGTTGTAGTTGCTGTCATAATCAATTATGGGCGTGACCTTGGATTTGAAGTTGGCTTTGCTTATGGGCTTGGGAAGCCAA
The sequence above is drawn from the Thermococcus sp. EP1 genome and encodes:
- a CDS encoding nucleoside 2-deoxyribosyltransferase, yielding MRVFISSSLKNKELNKRIAEVFEEEGFEVYLPQRDTPQSNDIETVFRANVEGIKKADVVVAVIINYGRDLGFEVGFAYGLGKPIIGLINDESYKEDKMIAGALTDTAKSLEELVYKMEEISKG